Proteins encoded by one window of Desulfofundulus salinus:
- a CDS encoding thiolase domain-containing protein — protein MRRVAIVGAGQTPYGEFPTLGVKELFAWAFKDMLHSVDKGIDPREIQLAYIGSLSAGSGFQLGQLAALLMGHVGLPHVPAIRVENACASGGFALYSAICAVASGKCDIALAGGIEKMRDVSSTKTKYWLGISGDTEFERMAGLTFAGIYALVASRYMHEFGLTREQLAKVAVKNHRHGAMNPKAQFRREITLEMAMAGAPVAYPLNIWDCCPTTDGAAVVLLCSEERAREFTDHPVYIIGYGAGTDYLAVQDRDCITSFKAARMAAQEAYKQAGVKPEDIDFAEVHDCFTIAEVVAYYDLGFCEKGEAGRLLDEEATSLGGRIPVNVSGGLKSKGHPIGATGCGQAYEVFNQLRGQAKNPERQIKNAEIGLSHNVGGSGGTATVFIYRREG, from the coding sequence ATGAGAAGAGTGGCCATTGTCGGCGCCGGGCAGACGCCTTACGGCGAATTCCCCACCCTGGGGGTGAAGGAACTTTTTGCCTGGGCCTTTAAAGACATGCTACATAGTGTGGACAAGGGAATAGATCCCAGAGAAATTCAACTGGCCTATATCGGGTCCCTGAGCGCAGGGAGCGGGTTTCAACTGGGACAACTTGCCGCTCTTTTGATGGGGCATGTGGGGTTGCCTCACGTTCCGGCCATCAGGGTGGAAAATGCCTGTGCGTCCGGTGGTTTTGCCCTGTACAGCGCCATTTGCGCGGTGGCTTCCGGCAAGTGTGATATCGCACTGGCCGGAGGGATAGAAAAGATGCGGGATGTTTCCTCCACCAAGACGAAATACTGGTTGGGTATTTCCGGAGACACCGAATTTGAAAGGATGGCCGGGTTGACCTTTGCCGGCATCTATGCCCTGGTGGCCAGCAGGTACATGCACGAATTTGGCTTAACCCGGGAGCAGCTGGCCAAGGTGGCCGTGAAAAACCACAGACACGGGGCCATGAACCCCAAGGCGCAGTTCCGGCGGGAAATTACCCTGGAAATGGCCATGGCAGGGGCACCGGTGGCCTATCCCCTGAATATCTGGGATTGTTGTCCCACCACTGACGGGGCTGCGGTGGTCCTGCTGTGCAGCGAGGAGCGGGCAAGGGAATTCACCGATCACCCCGTTTATATTATTGGCTATGGTGCCGGTACCGACTACCTGGCCGTGCAGGACAGGGATTGCATCACCAGTTTCAAGGCCGCCCGCATGGCCGCCCAGGAGGCATACAAGCAGGCCGGAGTAAAACCGGAGGACATTGACTTTGCGGAAGTGCACGACTGCTTCACCATCGCGGAAGTGGTGGCCTACTATGACCTGGGATTCTGCGAAAAGGGAGAAGCCGGCCGTCTCCTTGATGAAGAGGCTACCTCCCTGGGCGGACGTATCCCCGTCAATGTGAGCGGCGGGTTGAAGAGTAAAGGCCACCCCATTGGGGCTACCGGTTGCGGGCAGGCCTATGAAGTATTTAACCAGTTGCGCGGGCAGGCTAAAAACCCGGAGCGGCAGATAAAGAACGCCGAAATTGGCCTTTCCCACAACGTGGGCGGGTCTGGTGGTACGGCGACGGTATTCATTTACAGGCGGGAGGGGTAG